Genomic segment of Panicum virgatum strain AP13 chromosome 9N, P.virgatum_v5, whole genome shotgun sequence:
TCAGGTATACtcagatcatctccaacaaccacacacacacacacaccagatGCAGGTGGTCACCGGCTCGCCATTCTCCCGTTCTTCTTCCCTGCACAGAAAATTCGCAGCTTGGGGTGTGCAGAGACCGGCGAACCGGAGCGTCTCGCAAGTGGCCGGCCGAGGCCCAACAAACCGCCACCGACACGAGATCCATAACAAAACGGGCGGGCTGTTCGACGAGgacgcacggcggcgcggcgaggtggcaggGGAGGCTCGAGCCGCGGCCAAATGCATTGCACACTGGCGCTGCTCTCCTGGCACCCCTGCCTGCGTAGATCCTATCCTCTGTTACTTGTCCCTGCGATctgcccccctcccctccccttgcCCATCTCCTGTCCCCGTCCGGTTTTTCAAGAATGGGTTTGGTCAACCGCATCAttgggagctagggtttggctggattggatggatggatggaccaACTAATCCGTGCTCTGGGACACTTGGCCTGTGGCTTTGTGGCGGATGCTGGATGCGGTGTCACTGTCGCCTCGAGGGAGGTGGGAGAGATCCTGATGGGGATCCACTCGCCACAGTGCACTGAACATCGCGCAATGATCAGCTCGGTTGGTCCGAtctggtggggtggggggggggggggggggcgatgcGTGTGCTTGGATCAAGATTCAAGGGGGGCCCTGGATGGCTGGGTGTTTATGTGCACTGCACAGGCAGATGGATGAATGATGATGGGCACTCGCTGAACTGGACGCCCCTACCAATCATGGGGACGggattgttttttttcctttttttcgcGTCTTTTGTTCTGCTCTGGATTTGTTTTAGATTTGTTGGTAGGGCGTTTTGGGTTGCATTATTGTGTGGCCAAAGTGTGTTTCAGAATTTCAGCTAGCGATGGATCATGGATCTGAGACTGACGTCGTTGTTAGCATTCTCAAGAGTTCTGTAGATCATGTAGGTCCTGTTTGAGCAATCAGCGTTTTTTTTGTAGTGCTCTGTACTGTAATGCTAAAACTCTTAGCCAAATTCCACGAAGGAAATATGGAGTTGAGTATTGATGAACACTGCCAGTCAACTGTCATGATAAACTTACTAACCATAAGCTTTCAAGTTTCAACCACGTCAAGGGACCATGGAGGTCCAAAACGTTTATAGCTTTCTATAAAAGCTGGATGTTTTCGCtgtaaaaaaaacaaagagacTGTGGAGGTTGAcaaatagttttttttaatgTTGCTAAGATTAGGATGGCCCTAGCCCGATCGTACGCGTAGGACAGTGGAAAGCAGAAACTAGCGAACTCGAACCAGGCGCCCATGGCTTACGTTCCAACCACACTAAACCCAGGTCATTTGTTTTGCTTATTCTGCATTACCCTTTTCGTCAACAATGGTTTAGTTTATGTTTGACACCCAAGGCATCAGAATGGATTAAGTAACGCTGATTCAACTGCTCTCTCAGCAACTTTCTCGCATCCTTGGTCAGAAAATCCAAGGAATCCCAACCGATCACCGCTTCGTTGCGACACGATTCCTGAAATGCTCGCCAGGCCGCCAACTCCCGCATTTGGCCTCCCCAGATAAGAAATGCTACTACGGCGATGCTCGCCAGGATCATCTTCTGCgtggtcgtcgccgccgccatcctcgccgtcgtcctcctcgccACCGTCTCCCCGCTCCCGcaccgggccggcggcggccgcaaggGCGCTCCGGGCACGCGCACCTTCACGGTGTACGTCCACCCGACGGTCCCGGCAGCCGTGCAAGCGCGGCAGCAAGGCCGAGAAGAGGTGCGGCGAGGAGAAGCGAGCGCCCTGGTGTTCCACCACCGGATGACGGCGGGGCCAGAGAGCACGTCGAGGACCGTCGGCGTGGCCTCGGGGTTCCTGCTCCCGTCCGGCGAgcgaggcgcggcggcgacggcgacggcgtcggtGTTCGACACTGTGCACCTGGCATTCGACGGCGTCGCCGGGCTGTCCGGCAGCCTCTGCGTCGAGGCGAGCAGCCGGAGGCCGGGGaagcgcgggcgcggcgcggaggacAAGGAGGCTCTGCGAGTGGTGGGTGGCACTGGCGCGTTCGCGTTCGCTCGCGGGCACGCCGtcctgcggcggcagcggcccggccctggcgccacggcggcggcgccgtttcTTGAGATCAGCGTCTCCTCTGCTGGGAGTTAAGTCTGCGAAGTGTTAGCGATCGTTCAAAGAACAGAAAGTGTGGGCGATCGATACGTTGTTCCAAGTTTTGTTTTACTTTTGATTTGTGATTTGAATTCACGCCGTATTTTCCCATAAAGAACCCAAGCCTTGATGCTGTCACGCAAGTCTTGACAAATGTACATGTATCGGCGTGTCCAGTATGCTTCCTCCGAGTTTAAAAATCGAAGCATTTTTCCAGGTGGAGGAGGTAAACACCGTCTGTTGTCGCTCGGCGCCTGCTCCTTCTTTTCTCTTTGGGGCACAGTTAAACCCAAGTCGGTCACGAATCTATCCACAAAACTGTGAGTAGATAAAGAGCTCTGGAAAGAATTTTCAAGCATCGCTTTCCTTCTAGCATACCAAATTGCCCACATGCTAACCGTTACCCGTGTAACGTCATCACCTCCTCACGTTCAAGAGCCCATACACATTTTGCCAAATATGGATGGTCTcagtgtcaaaaaaaagaaggatgGTCTCATGCGTACTACCCAGCTCGGTATTGCGTCCAGCCAACCCACGAACAACGGCCCAGTCCGTGCCAACCCGCGCGGGCGTCCCCGAAGACTGACCGAGGACGGGCAAGTGCTCATCCTCATGCTGCGCCGAGGACGCGTCGCTCTACATGATCCCGCACGTTCCGGGTCGCATCCGGCCCACTTTCACGATGTCACGGTCACCACCCTTCCTCGCGCGCCCCGCCTTCGGCCCGGGTCACGAGCTGGTCCTCACGGTGTGCGGGATCTTCTCCACATTCAGCGACGATCATGATCGTCTCTGCGTGTGCGCTCCGGCGACGAGGGAGAACACTACGCCTGACGGCACCGGCCCCTGTGGAAGATGAGGGCGCTCCGCTTCCCGCCGTTCCCGGAACGTCCTGTGCCCTTTCCGGTGGACGTGTAGTTCTCGGTCGGAGgtgcccttgtttagttgcaattttttttggaattttggtatTGTaatactttcgtttgtatttggtaattatgaTTTGATCATGGGTTAActaagctcaaaagattcgtctcgcaaattacagacaaactgtataattagttattttgtttagctatatttaatacttcatgcatgcgttcaaagattcgatgtgatgatgaatcttgtaaaattttggaattttggatgcaacTAAAGTCATAGGTCTTCTGGGCCGACCTCCGGCAAGGCGTCGCGTACAGCGACCTACGCCACGGCGGATCCGTCCTGGATTTCGTCTGCATCGAGCTGCTGGACGGGTACCCGTAGCAGCAGGTTGACTTCCAGGGATTGCCGACGAAAATGAGCCGGACCATGGCCTGCGTTCAGGGCTCCATCAAGTTCGTCTGCATCGACCACGGCGTGACCCCTACTGGCAATAAGATGGTAAAGGTGTGGACTCTGACGTGGATCGCCGGGAGTGGAATGAGGACAAGATTTTAACTTGCCCTTGGGAAGAACTTTGGATGAAGGCCAGCAACATGAATGCCAGGTTGAAGCACTTGCAGCGGCCCCTGCTGAAGCCCCAGTACCCCATTCTGAAGCCAGATGGTGCCCTCTGCCTCCTGCTGCCTAAAACCCGCCACAAAATGGGTGCCCGTGTGAATAAGTCTGATTACATCTGCAGCTTTGATATGTTCAGCAAGAGCTGTCTGTGCTTCGGACACGTTCACGACTACCATGTCATTGGCCCTGTTATCTTTCCTTCTGATTTCTTCAAGGATTGCTATCCTGCTCGTCGCAAGAGGAAGCCGCCAACACTCGAGAGGGAGTCACCAATGCAAGCATCATCAGGCAGGATCTGCTGCTCAGGTTGTTCCACTACTACATCTGCTTCACATGATCTATGCCATCCATACTTACTGAATTTGTGTATCGCTGCTCTTCGTGCCTTAATTGTTTGTTACAATTAATCTACCTAGCATATCAACTGTGCCTCTTTATATATCTTTATTGATCCTTACACTCTAGCTAGCATATGAAGCGTGCGATTCGTGCTTTGTTGAATTAGTTTATCCCTACTCCTTGTCTTGATTTTTTGTTGTTATCACCTATCCAGCCTCCTTTCTGCAAGGTTGCTTACTTGTTAAGCATTGATGTTTCCAGTTGCACCTCCCTCCAACTTAGCATAGACTTGTTACCAAATGTATAGGAAATAAGTCTGAAGTGTTAATAACAGCTTTGTTCTAGCATCCATAACAATTAAATAAAGAATTGATTAAATGGTTTCACCCGTCTATATATTGTATTGTAATAGACTATTTGTGCTCGTCACTTAATTTGATGCACTCGTGAAACATGGAGCTATCTGCTTGCTCATTAATTCCCGATCTGCTTATTACTGTCCTACCCTTTTGTTTTTAaagaacatatatttttgagagAGGCCTCACGATCAATCCTTCTCTCCCATTTATGTTCTGTTTGGGGCGTTTATGCTTGGTGAAGGTATTTTTCTGTAAGTGGGTTTGATCCTATGTGTGGCCCATTGGAAACCCGGGAAAGACGCTGTCTATTTTCTCTACATCACATTGATTTGTATACTTCAGTTCAGGACTTGTGGCTGATATTTTGGGGCTTTATGCTCAGTGGTATTTTTTTTCCTGCTAGCTAGGGTGCATAGTGGTAATGGCACTTTTCCTGATCTGTGTAAAGAACGTCAGTAAGAGCTGGCACTTTTTTTAGCGAGTGTTGCCTCTTCACTTGTTCCTGATCGCTTAATTCATAGTACTGATTTAGCGAGTGTTGCTGCTTCACTTGTTTCTGATTGCTTAATTTAtactaattattttttttatttttacaattacacaatacaactcagacactcacaacgcacgcacaaTCACCTCTATCAACGCACGTATGCAATTCATAATGATTCACAATAGCAAGAACATCTATTCCCCATAAAAAAAATGGAACATCTATTCATAAAAGGGGCTAATCAAGGGTTAAAGGCGGAACAAGCATGAAAAACATCGAGCACAAATGTTTGGACTACTGTGCCACATCTATGAGTTGAGCTTGGGAACAGATTGCAGCGTGAGCTTGCAGCCACAAGAGTTTGTTTCTGAAGAGACTTTAAACTTGCCGACATATGTGAAATGTTGAACTTGTCGTAACTATGGACTCTCGGCAAACATTTTGGTATCTGTTAAAATTTGTACTTGCCACTGCGAAGTGATTGTAATATGCCGAGATGTTGACCTCAATGTCAGTCTTGCTTACAATTAAACACGTAAAAAACATAGCTCTTGGTGGTTCAACAAAGAGATTTGAAATCCCATTACGACAGAATACCAATGTCAAGAAAAAATAAGAGAGCAAACTTGCTTCACGCTGATCAAATGGGAAAATTTGTCTTTTCGAGGGCACTCCACACCGTTTTGTGTATAATAGGCATAAAAACTGAGTCAATTCATATGTGAGCCCCAAAATTTCAGGGTCATAGAGGCAACTGTCGTGTTTTTTATTGCATATGTCAGGGGATTTCATCAAATAATTAAACACGGTGTTTACAACCATTGGTGAATGGAGTTTCTAGCTCAGAGGAAGCCATCCCACGGGCATCTTCCTCGGCCTGCCCACACCCTCTTATTTCTCCACGCCCCTCTTGCTTGCACGAAAATTCCCAGTTTGCTCCAACTGAATGTTTCGCAAACCATAAATGTGTATAAAAGAAGAATAAAGCATAAAAGAAAATGAAATATATGAGAGGAAGCATCTAACCCTGCAGGTTTCTTGGGCTGAAATGATAGCATGACCACCAAGAAATGAAGGGGATTCAGAATGCAGTGGCTGAAACGAAAATCATTGATAACTCAATAGTTATTAGAAGATGCAAAACATAAATAAGCACATGATGAATAAGTTCTTACATCTGTTTCCAAAGGTTTACTAAGCGAGTCGATAATAGATGAAGCATTTTGACTAATAGTTTTCATGAAAAATTAGTTTAGAGCTTGTATATGAATCAAAATTGATCAAACTGAAAAAATAGAATGGTGAACTATTGTTGAAAATAACAATAAATACTTGAGAAGGTTTCAGAAAAATTTGGAAATGCCAAGAAAGAAGAGTTTCCATACTTCATGGCAAGATAAGAATTCTCTAAAATGAGATATTTAGTATGCTTTGGATAAGAATGAAAAAATTCTAGAGCTAAGATATTTTGTAAAGAAGAGTGGAAAAGTTGCTACATGGCAACACCACAACACCCATGAGCACATATAAATAGAGGTGCCCCCTTCCCCTCTTGCCATGGTATGGTAGAAGAGGTATAAAGTAGGAGGTGGCATGGTATCCATACTTCCTCATGCATACAAATGAGCCCGAAAAGCCCTAGATGCAGATCGCTTCAACGACGCTTTATTTTGCAGAGTAACCATTAAACTTTCGTGTAGATTAGGGAGTTGATTTGGCCAATACAGATACAGAGCTGCGACCATCTCAAGTGTTGAGCACCGCAAAGAAGTGTGAGAAATCATATAATATTGCCTATCACAAAAAATCTAATGCGAAAAAAGGAATAAAAAGAAGTTCTGAATGAGTAATACATTC
This window contains:
- the LOC120692533 gene encoding uncharacterized protein LOC120692533, whose translation is MLARIIFCVVVAAAILAVVLLATVSPLPHRAGGGRKGAPGTRTFTVYVHPTVPAAVQARQQGREEVRRGEASALVFHHRMTAGPESTSRTVGVASGFLLPSGERGAAATATASVFDTVHLAFDGVAGLSGSLCVEASSRRPGKRGRGAEDKEALRVVGGTGAFAFARGHAVLRRQRPGPGATAAAPFLEISVSSAGS